GTCGCCGAGATCGAGCGCGTCGGCGGCGGCTTCGAGGCGGTCGACGACCACCACGTCCGCCCCAAGATCCGCGAGCAGCATGCCGCAAAACGGCCCCGGCCCGATGCCCGCGATTTCCAGCACTCTGAGCCCGGCAAGCGGCCCGCGCTTTGTCGCTGTCATTGACTGCCTCCGTATGTTCGTGTCGGCCAATGATAGAGAGCGACCGGCGCGCGCACGCCCCCTCGTCGTGAGGGGGCGCGGCGCCCGATGCGCTGTCTCATCGCGACGCAGCAGCACAGCGTGCGGGCACGCGGGGATTTTATCGTTTTCCCGTAGCAGCGACGTGGCGGCGCGGTCGGTCTGTGAGCAAAACGTCCTTTCGAATCAACGCTTCGCGCGACGTGAACGGTGCCCGCCGACCCGGCTCGCGCACTGCGGCATCCCCCCTTTAACGAGGGGGCGGCGCGTATCGGGATACCGCATATCCTTCGCCATGTACCCCGCTTACAGGCGTACAAGGCACGGGAGGACAGACGCGATACCAAAGCAGAATTCAATCGCAGGTCATGCACATACCGGAGCTTCGCCGGAAAGCAGCTCGTCGGCGGACTTGCCGGTGCGGGAGCGCATGAGCCGCCAGGTCGCGGTCGAACGAGCATAGTGCGTCCTTCAAGTCACGCGACAGAAGTCGGCACCTAGATAAGCATCCCTAATAAACGATGGGCGACAGAGAGCGTCCACGTTTCGACGCCGGCGGCGCTGGCCGGCGTTCACGGAGAGTGAGCAATCGCGAGCGTTGTAACCGCACCTGGCCGGATGCGGCACAAAAAAACAGGAGACAGGCGTGCGCTTCATCAGACAGACGATTTTGGCAATGGCGGCGGCCGCTGCGGCCGGTAGCGCGGCGGCGCAATCGAGCGTCACGCTGTACGGCGTGGTCGATGTATTCGGCCAATATCTCAACAACGGCGGAACATCCTCGATCATGGAGCGCAGTGGCGGGCTGGCCGGTTCGCAGATCGGCTTCAAGGGAACCGAAGACCTGGGCGGCGGCTTGCGCGCGGTGTTCGACCTGGAAAGCGGATACACGCCCAACACCGGCGGGTTTTTCGTCGATCCTACCGCCTTGTTCTACCGGCAGGCGTGGCTCGGGCTGACGCACGAGCGATACGGCACGCTGTCGTTCGGCCGTCAGTACCAGCCGACGTTCTGGGTGCTGTATTACGGCGATCCGTTCAGAGGCAACGAAGTCTTGTCGCCGCTCTCCGCTGCAGCGATCGCCACTGACCGTAACACGCTCTCCACTCAAGCCGGACCCGGCCGGCTCAGCAATTCGGTGCTGTATAAGTCGCCGAATCTGAACGGCGTCACGCTGTACGCGATGTACGCGCTCGCGGCTACATCGTCGTATCCGGTGCCGACGACGTTGGGCAACACGCTCGACGTCGCCGCCATGTACAGCGGATACGGCTTCTATGCGGGCATCGCCTATCAGAACGAGCATCAGGGCGTGAGGACGCTGCCGGGGCTGCCGGGGCCGCTCGCCATGATGTCGACCGACCACTATACGGGTGCGCTCGCGTATCGCTTCGGCATCGTCAATCTGCAGTTCAACTACATCTACTCGCGTCCGCAGAGCGCACCGGCTGGTTCGCTCGCGGCACGCCTGAACGCGGCGAATTCGAACAGTGTCGCCGAGGCCGGCATGACCATTCAGGCGACGGATGCGGACGTGATCGAGTTCGCCGCCGTCCAGCGGAAAGTGCGCGGCGTGAACAGCAACACGCTGGCGTTCGAACTCGGCGCGGATCACAGCTTGTCGAAGCGCACGAGCGTCTATGCCCGCGCGGGCTACATGAAGAACCACGGCACGGCGACGATGAGCTGGCCCGGCGTCTCGGTGACGAAGCCACAGACATCGCAGACGCTCGTCGGCGTGGGCTTGTCTCACCGTTTCTGATCTATCGGACATTCGAATCAGGATTCACGCATGAAACTTGAACAGAAGGTGGCGGTCGTCACCGGCGCAGCGTCGGGGCTCGGTCTCGCGACGTGCAAGGCGCTCGCCGCAGCGGGCGCGACGGTGGTCGGTTTCGATCTCGACGCGGACACGCTGAGAGAGGCGCTCGGCCCGTCCATCGCGTCCTTCGCGGTCGATGTCGCCGACGAATCGAGCGTGCAGCAGGCAGTCGGCGCGGTCGTCGCCATGCATGGGCGCGTGAATATCGCAGTGAATTGCGCGGGCGTGCTCGGCCCGTGCAAGACCATTTCGAAGGGCCAGCTCTTTCCGAGCGAACTGTGGAGCCGCGTCCTGGCCGTCAATCTGACCGGCACGTTCAACGTGGTGCGCCATGTGGCGCTCGCCATGACGAAGAACGACCCGGAAGACACGGGCGAGCGCGGCGTCATCATCAACACGGCGTCCGGCGCGGCGAAGGGCGGTCAGATGGGACAGGCTGCCTACAGCGCCAGCAAGGCGGGTGTGATCGGCATGACGATTCCCGTGGCGCGCGATCTCGCGGAACACGGCATTCGCGTGCTGGCGGTGTCGCCCGGGTTGTTCGAATCGGGCATGTCGGCGGCCATGCCGCAGAAGGTGTCGGACGGGCTCATCGAGAAGATGCTCTTCCCGCGACGAATGGGCCGCGCCGAAGAGTTTGCCGCGCTCGTCGTTCATCTGATCGAGAACGCATACATGAACGCAACCGTCGTCGATATCGACTGCGGCACGCGCTAGGCGCGATGCGTCGATGCTTCGCACAAGGAGAGGCAAGTGAAGGTTCTGATTGCAATCAAGCGAGTGACGGACGCCAACGTGAAGGTCGGCGTGAAATCGGACAACACGGGCGTCGAACTCGCCAACGTGAAGATGTCGATGAACCCGTTCGACGAAATCGCCGTTGAAGAGGCGGTGCGTCTGAAGGAAGCGGGCGTCGCAACCGAAGTGATCGCGGTGTCGTGCGGCGTCACGCAATGTCAGGAAACGCTGCGCACGGCGCTGGCTATCGGCGCGGATCGCGCGATTCTTGTCGAATCTGCCGAGGAATTGCAGCCGCTGGCGGTCGCGAAGCTGCTCAAGGCGCTCGTCGATCAGGAAAAGCCGGAGCTCGTGATTCTGGGCAAGCAAGCCATTGACGACGATTCGAACCAGACCGGGCAGATGCTCGCCGCTTTGGCGGGCCTGCCGCAAGCGACGTTCGCATCGAAAGTCGTGATCGCCGATGGCTGCGCCACCGTCTCGCGCGAAGTCGATGGCGGCGCGGAAACGCTGTCGTTGAAGCTGCCCGCGGTCGTCACGACCGACCTGCGCCTGAACGAGCCGCGCTACGTCACACTGCCGAACATCATGAAGGCGAAGAAAAAGCCGCTGACGACGGTCACGCCCGCCGATCTCGGCGTCGATGTCGCGCCGCGTCTGAAGACGCTCAAAGTCACCGAGCCGCCGAAGCGCAGCGCCGGTGTGACGGTGCCGGACGTGAAGACGCTGGTCGAGAAACTGAAAACCGAAGCAAAGGTGATCTAACGTGACGACACTGGTAATTGCGGAACACGACAACGCGTCGATCAAGGCGGCGACGTTGAACACGGTCGCGGCAGCGGCCAAGCTGGGCGGCGACATTCACGTGCTCGTCGCGGGATCGAACGCGCAAGGCGCCGCGGATCAGGCCGCGAAGATCGCGGGCGTTTCGAAGGTGCTGCTCGCCGATGCGTCGCAGTTGGCCGAAGGCCTTGCGGAGAACGTCGAAGGCACGGTGCGGAACATCGCGAAGGACTATTCGCACATCGTTGCCCCGGCGACGGCTTACGGCAAGAACATCGCGCCGCGCATCGCCGCGCATCTCGATGTCGCGCAGATCAGCGAGATCACGGCTGTCGTCAGCGCCGATACGTTCGAGCGCCCGATCTACGCGGGTAACGCTATCGCAACCGTCCAGTCGAGCGATCCGATCAAGGTCATCACCGTGCGTGCGACGGGCTTCGATCCGGTGGCGGCGGAAGGCGGCAGCGCATCGGTCGAGAAAATCGAAGCAGCGGCGGACGCGGGCGTCTCGCAGTTCGTGAACCGCGAAGTGACGAAGCTCGACCGGCCCGAACTGACGAGCGCGAACATCATCGTCTCCGGCGGGCGCGGTTTGGGCAGCGGCGAGAACTACACGCAAGTGCTGGAACCGCTCGCCGACAAACTGGGCGCAGCGCTCGGCGCATCGCGCGCAGCGGTCGATGCGGGCTACGTGCCGAACGACTATCAAGTCGGCCAGACGGGCAAGATCGTCGCGCCGCAGTTGTATGTGGCCGTCGGCATTTCGGGCGCCATTCAGCACTTGGCCGGCATGAAGGACAGCAAGGTGATCGTCGCGATCAACAAGGACGCCGAAGCGCCTATTTTCAGCGTGGCGGATTACAGCCTCGTCGGTGATTTGTTTGCCGAGGTGCCTCGACTGGTCAGCGAATTGGGCGCGGCGGCGTAGCCGAGACGACACGATCCGCGCGAGAAGACCAGGCGCCGCGCCGCACAACACTCCGTTCACATTCAAGGATTCAGCATGACAGCGATGTACCAGGTCCATGACGGCGTGGCCGTCATCACGCTCGACCATCCTCCGGTCAACGGTCTGGGTCATGCAACCCGGACCGGCATCATGAACGCCATGAGCCGCGCGAGCGACGACGCAGCGGTAAAGGCCATCGTCATCACTGGCGCGGGCAAGGCGTTCTCGGGAGGCGCGGACATCCGCGAGTTCGGCACGCCGAAGGCGTTTCAGGAGCCGAGCCTCGCGACGGTCATCGAAACCATCGAGCGGTCCGGGAAGCCGGTCGTCGCGGCCATTCACTCGGTGGCCATGGGCGGCGGACTGGAACTTGCGCTCGGCTGCCACTACCGGCTGGCGACGCGGCAAGCGAAGATCGCACTGCCCGAAGTCAATCTCGGTCTCTTGCCCGGCGCGGGTGGCACCCAGCGCCTGCCGCGCGCAATCGGCCTGGAAGCCGCGCTCAACATGATCGTGTCGGGCAAGACCATGCTCGCTGAACACTTCGCGGGGACGCGGCTCTTCAATGAGATCGTCGCGGACGATGTCGTCGCGGCCGCCGTGCAGTTCGCGCGCGATGTCGCCGAGCGCGCCGGTTCGCATCCCAAGCTGCGCGACGCGAAAGTGCAGCACGACCACGCAGAAGCGTATCTCGGCTTCGCGCGCAATACGGTCGCGGCGAACGCGGGCCCGTATCCCGCGCCGCTTGCGTGCGTGAATGCGGTCGCGGCATCGCTAAAGCCGTTCGACGCGGGTATCGAGGCCGAGCGCAACGGCTTCATGGCGTTGATGAACACGCCGGAATCTCGCGCGCTGCGTCACGCGTTTCTCGGCGAACGCACGGCGAGCCGCATTCCCAACGTGCCCGCCGACACGCCGACGCGCGCCATCGCGAAGGTCGCCGTGATCGGCGCGGGCACGATGGGCGGCGGCATCGCAATGAATTTCCTGAACGCGGGCGTGCCGGTCACGATCCTGGAAATGAAAGGCGACGCGCTGGAGCGAGGCGTCGGCGCGATCCGCCGCAATTACGAGAACACGGCCAAGAAGGGCAAGCTCACGCAAGACGAGGTGGAGGCACGCATGGCGCGGCTTTCGACCACGCTCTCGTACGGCGACATCCGCGACGCCGATCTCGTGATCGAAGCGGTGTTCGAAGACCTGGAGGTCAAGAAGAGCGTGTTCCAGCGGCTCGACGAGGTGGCGAAGCCCGGCGCGATCTTGGCATCGAACACGTCGACGCTCGACATCGACGCCATCGCGTCTTTCACGAAACGTCCGCACGACGTGATCGGCCTGCACTTCTTCAGCCCCGCGAACGTGATGAAGCTGCTGGAAGTCGTGCGCGGGGACCGGACCGCGAAGGACGTGCTTGCCACGGTGATGCAGCTCGCGAAGAAGATCGGCAAGGTCGCGGTGGTCTCGGGCGTGTGCGACGGCTTCATCGGCAATCGCATGGTCGAGCAGTACAGCCGGCAAGCGGGCTTTCTGCTCGACGAAGGCGCGTTGCCGCAGCAAGTGGATCGCGCGATCGAACGCTTCGGCTTCGCGATGGGTCCGTTCCGCATGATCGACATGGCGGGCAACGACATCAGCTGGGCGATCCGCAAGCGCCGCGCCGTGGAGCGTCCCGAGTTCAACTACTCGAAGACGGGCGACCTGCTGTGCGAAATGGGGCGCTTCGGCCAGAAAGTGCAGGCCGGTTGGTACGACTACAAGCCGGGCGATCGCCGAGCGTATCCGAGCGCGGTCGTCGACGAAATGATCGTGCGGCATTCGAAGGACTTGGGGCTTGCGCGCCGCAAGATCAGCGACGAGGAAATCGTCGAGCGGCTCGTGTTCGCGCTCGTCAACGAAGGCGCGTTGATCCTGCAGGAAGGCATCGCGTCGAAGGCATC
This Caballeronia sp. LZ062 DNA region includes the following protein-coding sequences:
- a CDS encoding porin, with the translated sequence MRFIRQTILAMAAAAAAGSAAAQSSVTLYGVVDVFGQYLNNGGTSSIMERSGGLAGSQIGFKGTEDLGGGLRAVFDLESGYTPNTGGFFVDPTALFYRQAWLGLTHERYGTLSFGRQYQPTFWVLYYGDPFRGNEVLSPLSAAAIATDRNTLSTQAGPGRLSNSVLYKSPNLNGVTLYAMYALAATSSYPVPTTLGNTLDVAAMYSGYGFYAGIAYQNEHQGVRTLPGLPGPLAMMSTDHYTGALAYRFGIVNLQFNYIYSRPQSAPAGSLAARLNAANSNSVAEAGMTIQATDADVIEFAAVQRKVRGVNSNTLAFELGADHSLSKRTSVYARAGYMKNHGTATMSWPGVSVTKPQTSQTLVGVGLSHRF
- a CDS encoding SDR family NAD(P)-dependent oxidoreductase, which codes for MKLEQKVAVVTGAASGLGLATCKALAAAGATVVGFDLDADTLREALGPSIASFAVDVADESSVQQAVGAVVAMHGRVNIAVNCAGVLGPCKTISKGQLFPSELWSRVLAVNLTGTFNVVRHVALAMTKNDPEDTGERGVIINTASGAAKGGQMGQAAYSASKAGVIGMTIPVARDLAEHGIRVLAVSPGLFESGMSAAMPQKVSDGLIEKMLFPRRMGRAEEFAALVVHLIENAYMNATVVDIDCGTR
- a CDS encoding electron transfer flavoprotein subunit beta/FixA family protein, with protein sequence MKVLIAIKRVTDANVKVGVKSDNTGVELANVKMSMNPFDEIAVEEAVRLKEAGVATEVIAVSCGVTQCQETLRTALAIGADRAILVESAEELQPLAVAKLLKALVDQEKPELVILGKQAIDDDSNQTGQMLAALAGLPQATFASKVVIADGCATVSREVDGGAETLSLKLPAVVTTDLRLNEPRYVTLPNIMKAKKKPLTTVTPADLGVDVAPRLKTLKVTEPPKRSAGVTVPDVKTLVEKLKTEAKVI
- a CDS encoding FAD-binding protein encodes the protein MTTLVIAEHDNASIKAATLNTVAAAAKLGGDIHVLVAGSNAQGAADQAAKIAGVSKVLLADASQLAEGLAENVEGTVRNIAKDYSHIVAPATAYGKNIAPRIAAHLDVAQISEITAVVSADTFERPIYAGNAIATVQSSDPIKVITVRATGFDPVAAEGGSASVEKIEAAADAGVSQFVNREVTKLDRPELTSANIIVSGGRGLGSGENYTQVLEPLADKLGAALGASRAAVDAGYVPNDYQVGQTGKIVAPQLYVAVGISGAIQHLAGMKDSKVIVAINKDAEAPIFSVADYSLVGDLFAEVPRLVSELGAAA
- a CDS encoding 3-hydroxyacyl-CoA dehydrogenase NAD-binding domain-containing protein — protein: MTAMYQVHDGVAVITLDHPPVNGLGHATRTGIMNAMSRASDDAAVKAIVITGAGKAFSGGADIREFGTPKAFQEPSLATVIETIERSGKPVVAAIHSVAMGGGLELALGCHYRLATRQAKIALPEVNLGLLPGAGGTQRLPRAIGLEAALNMIVSGKTMLAEHFAGTRLFNEIVADDVVAAAVQFARDVAERAGSHPKLRDAKVQHDHAEAYLGFARNTVAANAGPYPAPLACVNAVAASLKPFDAGIEAERNGFMALMNTPESRALRHAFLGERTASRIPNVPADTPTRAIAKVAVIGAGTMGGGIAMNFLNAGVPVTILEMKGDALERGVGAIRRNYENTAKKGKLTQDEVEARMARLSTTLSYGDIRDADLVIEAVFEDLEVKKSVFQRLDEVAKPGAILASNTSTLDIDAIASFTKRPHDVIGLHFFSPANVMKLLEVVRGDRTAKDVLATVMQLAKKIGKVAVVSGVCDGFIGNRMVEQYSRQAGFLLDEGALPQQVDRAIERFGFAMGPFRMIDMAGNDISWAIRKRRAVERPEFNYSKTGDLLCEMGRFGQKVQAGWYDYKPGDRRAYPSAVVDEMIVRHSKDLGLARRKISDEEIVERLVFALVNEGALILQEGIASKASDIDMVYLHGYGFPKFRGGPMQYADEIGLYAVVQAIHRYAKGYQGHAWQVAPLLQRLAEAGASFND